GGCGGAATTTTTCACTTGTTTCGATTAGAGAAatgactttgatttcctcagaAAATGAGAGACCGCAGTACTAGGACATGGTCCTCACACGGATTGTTAATTGAATATAGAGACGGCATACCGCCCATGTCGTTGTTGGCTAGTGCTTTGTCGGCCCCCTTGGTTATGAATCAACATGCCTCACGAAACCACCCATAGCAAATAAGATTTCATGAAGAGTCGAACGAAGTACGACATGCGTTGCCATCAAGCAGGGGGTAACCGTGTTTCTCTCGATACACGTGAACGGCTCCATCAGTTCATGTCGTGACCTCAAGATTGTAACACTTGGAAAGGAGAGGATGTGATTTGGACACGGAATATGTCGCATCCTTGAGGGTTCCAAATATAGAGAACCTTAACCAAGTAAAGTCGTTCTAATCCCAAGACATAATGGAAAAAGCTTTCGATTTAGAGAGACTCTTCCCAATGCACGAGTCCGTCGACCCAAAACAATCAAACGCAAGATCGGGAGACTTACTTGTGAGGCTCAcatgattaatatttatgaCGGGTTTAATCTATGTGAACAACGGTCAAGGTGAGAATTTTAGAATTTGCCCCTATAATTATCCATTTCCTAGCAATATCGGAGCTCCCGTGTACTGGGATTCGAGAGTAATAAAATTGGTCTTCTTGATAACTTCGTATCCTCGCTAGCCAATCGACACGCCGGCTTGCTTCTCTATGAGCGTAACGCAGAAAAACCGCATCATCTATAAACAATGTAGACCAAGCTTATCTGGACCTTTGATCACGAAAACCTGTTCGTGAGATCCAGCTAATTCCATGATCTTGATCCAATTAGTCAAAAGACTGTGCAAACAACATTTCAAGCACACTTTAATAAAGCCATGAAAACCCTAGAGGATCTGTGCTTTGCATCGAATAGTCAAGATTTCAATTTGTTTACGTAATTGATTGAGCATTTGTCCTGCGGCGCGCCTTCATCTAAGGGAATCACTCCAATGAAAGTCCGCGACTCGCAAATGAAAATGACCCCTGAGCACAAGGTCTCCAATGCACCCATTAGCTACGAACTCCAAAAAATCTTTGCTCCCACAAATGCAGATGAAAATGACCTTGTGCACAAGGTTTCCAACTCATCCATTAGCTAGGTAGAatgattaaatattaaatcatattttcacctaatttttagaatagttcgtagtgattttacaaaattttacatggtatcagagtatGAAActttgagttcaaattttttcaGGCGCTTAATTGCCTCTCATTTTACATATTTGGAGTTGGATTTTTTTAGCAACCTAGTACTCCAGAagaatcttttcttttcgtgTGGTCCTCCATGACATTCCTTGTCGCAATCGATCAAGTCTAAATCGGACCACGTGATTGCCAGGAGGACATTCATGGTGGACCATATACTGTGGGGTTAACCCCACTTTCTAATAATGGCAAGTCCTCGTTGGCCTCGTCCCTAAACGAGAAAGATAAACCAAAGTCCCCAGGAGCATTTCACATGTGCGTCCCCAGGAGCATTTCACATGTGCATCTTCTGACTGAATTTGTGTCCTGATGCGCTGGTCATAAAGGATGAACCTTGGCACTTTTCGGTGTCCACATTTTCGAACTTTATTCATTTGTTAAAGGCTTAAAACCTGtgtaaaatttttatgaaagaCGAGTTACATGAAGAGTTACGTGAAGAGCTCATGCATTTGTGTCCTGATGCTCTGTTATGGATTTAATTTTCCCTATCACAATTTTTGCGAGATTAGTTGGTCATTtcaatctcaaacttttatGGAAAGAAGAGTTACATGAAGAGCTCATGCATTCATTTGAAATGCATTATAACCGTAAAAAACTATACACAAATGAAATGATAATATACGATAATCAAGATCTTACCAATGAATTACTCACcgactaaatttaatttaagaatGATTATATTTCATAAAtctctcatctttctttttatgacaacttaaactatatggggcaaaaaaaaaaaaaacttaaactatacAAAAGGTTCAAAATTGTTGCAcattatctcaaatttgaattaacACGTTTGCTCTTTTTCTAACAAACTTTTACCAAGACGACAATTCCTTGTAAGTTTCCGGGTGGCCAGATATTGAAACATTGGAAACTCTTGGTCAATAGTTACATGCTTGGTCCAACTTTTTATTGAAACATTAGCAATTCTTGGTCAATAGTTGCATGCTTGGTCCAAATTTTCATTGAAACATTGAAAATTCTTGGTCAATAGTTAATGCTCGGTCCAAATTTTCTCATCTTTTGTTCATTTGGTTTCCCTCACCGACCATCCTACAATGGGAATCCATTGCGACGCTCCGTTTGCCAACAAAGGAGCTTTCCTCTGCTCCTAGACTTCAGAACCCAAATTTGGAAAGGGagctcttcttccctcttccgACTTTTCTCTTGCTCGTCTGgcttttgattcaaaattgtaCGTGGAAGTTGACAAATTCAAGTTTTACAGTGTGGAATCTAACAGCACGAAGTCGTGAATTAACCAAGCATCAACCAATCGAAAAGGGCGATGTGGTACTCATGAATATCCTTCTTTTCGTACCACTGACAGACAAAGAAGAAAACGAGATATATACataggagagagagggagagtcaTTGCGAGGGGTGGCCTTTTTTGCCCCATATCGTTAGTTCGGACAGACCTCATTGTTCCACCATcttatcattttctaaaatgatcAATCCCCATTTCTTCAGATGTTGTTACTGATGAAAGTAAATATATGATTTTATCATATGGAAACATCCTTTATTGTCTCTACCTAAAGTCAAGAACATTGTTAAATATTGAGCAACGTGTGCTTGTGTAATGGGAAGACTAAGaggaaattattcaaaaagttctaaacctattatatggcgactaattcaatcataaattttgaatttgatcaatttggtCTTCAATCTTTTGACAGtttatcaatatagtcattATAGCCGATTTTGGCTATAAATTATGTGTGGTGCTAGCATTGagaatatttataattttttttaaatttatccatttttattttttttccctttttccttttcttttgtttcctttttattttatcttttttatattCCCCTTTACTGGTCTAGGGCTTCAGTGGAGggaaatagtaaaaaaaagaaaattatttagaatttttttaaaaaaaaaaagcaaaattagcCATGATAGCAAGGACGTGTCACGTAAGACGACCAACATTCACCTTAGtgatattcatttaaaattggctgaaaatattatattagcaaattgtcaagagatttagaactaaattgactaaattgaaaagtttgagaCAGTAACcgcacaataaatttatgagtttttggacaattatGCCAAAAGACTAATGTTGTGCACAAGCTCAAGTAGATGATTAGATGAGAAAGAGTTGCATAGATTAAATCTAAATATGGTTGCTTTAAATCAGGTCTTGTTGTGAATATCGGTTGAAACATTGAATTTAAAAGAAGTCATGGCGAAAAATAATAGTCAGATTGTTTGGATGaaggagggaagaggaaaggaaagagaaaatgtcataaaattcaaattttcttccaaTCTGTTTTCACATAAATTCTTCTATCTAAATTCCCATTCCCCGTTTCGCCCCATTTTTCAAAgatatcataattttttgagttaatatcttgaaaaatctcAATCTAGTgcacctataacaaatttattccaagctaattttttgattactaaaaatcccaaactagtaaacatttgacaaatttatcataaactagtatacttgtgaaaaatttattaatttccgttaaaaTTTACTGtcatataattaaattgaatggCATGTGATAGTTGActaatataccagtttgggattttactatCCGTTTATCataattatacaatttttgtgatttttttgttaatccAGTTTAATGGagtgtatatttgtcacaaatatactaatttaggatttttggtggtcggataaattaattttgggtaaatctgtagcaagtgtactagtttgtggttttttatagtcagttggggtaaatttatcacaggtatatcaatttgaggtttctcatggtaaaaaaattagtttggagtaaattgtCACgtgtacaagtttgggatttttcaggatattaatcctaattttttttttttatgagttaaAGACTTAAAGGGTGAATTTTTCGATGATCCTTTTTGGGCATTGCTACAGGAATTTCACATCGGCAGTCGAAATATTCAATTTGAGACATGAATAATAGTACTGATTTGGAGCGAACACGGCTCCGCCGTGATACTAGAGACGACTTGAAAAAAAGGCAGAGTGATCTTGCATCTGGTACACAAGCCAAACCTGGATATTTTTAGAGATGGAGGAGCGAGATacttgagaaagaagaagagcttGCGCGTGGTTGTGTCCCACTAAAACAAATTATTGGTCCAAAAGAGGGAAAGGCTGCGACAAAAATGGCACTTTCTCTCACACCTCCGACACTCGGACTTCGATTTCTCGATCTCGTCTTGTCTAGGGACGAAAAGGAGTTTAAACCTCCATCTCTTGAATTCGCTGCGCGTCCATTCTACAACCTAATAACTGTGTTTAAAGCACCTTTCCTAAGTTTTAAACCTAACTGTTACTGCTTTTACAAGATGTCAGATTAATTTTCAGGTTGAGTCTATCATTTTCGGTATAAGAAAGCAAAATCCGAAATGAATTGCAAGAGACGAATGAAATTCTCGAAGGGCTTTTAGCACAACATTGGTCGTAATTCGTATTCCACCAAAGGAAAACAGAACCTTATCCTGAAGTTCTTCGTACAATGATTGAAACGTGGGAGGACCACAAGTTGGTTTTGGGTTCATCGTACGCAAACTGtcgaaatagatttttttcaaGAACATTGTCGACGTCACGTTAGAATATGACACCACAGAGTTGATTGTCTGTTAATAAATATGAAACACATggattacctttttttttttttttgtggttgaaGATGTAAATATTATAGAACATATGAAGTAGAGCAGCTTAGGAGCATCCTGACATTACAAATAGAgctaataattaaaaaagatggAGGGAAGAAGTCTCCACATAGTAACCAATGCAACATTTGACAGGGCAGGTTTGATTGCAGGGATTACCCTACAAAACCTAGTTTAGCCAatatcttttgtatttttaaaagtaaaaccTACATGTcgttatattaaaaaaaaaatgagaaagctttagcaaattaaacaaaataattaatgaaagaaaaagaaatagatctCAAATGTTCTTCGTCGTCGTTGCCAGTGCTGTTTTACCTTTTTATACGACCTATCTCACAGATTCTCCCTATCTTACTGATTGAAactcctctcctctttctctctctcaaactcaaACTGTGTTGATGAAACCAAGCCCACAACCACAGACCTTGGGTCAAGCGATTACGGGCAATCGTCGTTAAAGGGAAACAATATAGGTCGCAACCTCCGTGGTCGTGGGTCCTTGCTCTCTGTGGCTTTGCAATCGAATAAAAAAAGGCGCCAATCCCACCACCATGAACATGCAGGTTGCTGGCCTCGAGTAACCAGAGTTTTTGGGGGCGCGCGAGGCAAGCGAACCCAAATCTTTAGGTCATAACCTCCATGGCGGGAAATCCCAACCTCGATGCAGAGAGATTGACAGAGAGGCATAAGACGagtaattgaaataatttttctcatttcttccattttgtatttctaaaaaaatgagtaaacgggagtgttttcattattaatagaGAATTGTATTTAACGTGGTTgttgatgatgaagacattTTCAATTAATGCATTTTCGCAAGGAAGACAATTAATGCAATAGTTTGTGGTCGttgattttccatgaaatagTTGGAGCCTATTAGTATACAGAGTGAGTGGTTATACTATATTGTCAAGTCTTGAGTATCATCCACCTGATTGAATCTCAACTTCTAGTACATTACCTCGCCTAGTATATCAATTTTGCGAATCGATCTTGGTATATCTAGCATTACTTAAAAACTTTATAGGATTATGCAAAAGTATATTATGAATGCCTACAAAATGCGTATACCATATAATAGGTTAGACCCTAAATACGTGTTGAATATGAACCACTCATTTAAAAACTCAGTTACAACCAACCACATCGCTTACATCACTTATGCGGGCCAGTCTTCGGACACCTAGTTATGCCTCAACTTCTTATATAAGGGAGACATCCTGGCTCGAgctgaacaacttgctcctcaTGGAAGAACTCGCATCTTGCGCTTCCTCCTCCttacttttcccttttcatcataAAGCCTCACCCACTCTCCAGCAACTCGTCCACTTGATCCTCCAAACCCGAACTGAGGAGTGGATTTACTTCATCTTTTGGCGGCCCTCAAGAGACAAACACGGCTGTCTCGTCCTCACCTGGGCCGACGGCCATTTCCAAGGAACTACAAGAGACCCATTCACATCCAAACACACCACCAAAAGGGTGCTCGAAGAAACCCAATGTCTGAATGATAAGTTCGCTCACAGTAGCGACATCGGTGACCCTGAATGGTACTACATATTCTCGGTTGCGAGGTCATATTCATCCGAACATGGCCTTCTGGGGAAAGCATTTCGCTCAGGAGGTCACGTCTGGTTGAATGGTGAAGACCGCCATGAGCTGGAGATGTATGAGTGTGATGAGAGGGTCAAAGAAGCAAGAATGTATGGAATCAAGAGCATAGCGTGCATATCAATCCTAATGGTTCTGGGGTTCTTGAATTGGGCTCCTCAGAGATCATTAAAGAAGATTGGAGCTTAGTTCATTTGACCAAGTGCCTCTTCCCTTCTCGTTTCTGGAACCCTCCTGTCGATCCTCGTGGAGAGAACCAATCGAACGAAGAATCGGCACTTGTCGATGCCAGCAAGCGTCCATTTTCTAAACCTGTCGGCACGGCATATCATAACATATCTAAGAAGAGCTATCGGAAGAAAATAGCGGACGACGACGATAAAGAATCTTCATTGTCGCCGTCGCTGTCAGGTCCCTTGAGCCACGTGGAGGCAGAACGGCAGCGAAGGGATAAAATGAACCAGCGGTTCTATGCGCTCCGTTCCGTCGTCCCCAACGTGTCAAGGATGGACAAGGCGTCTCTCCTTGCTGATGCCGTCGACTACATCAAGGAACTCCGGTCCCGGATCGACGCGTTGGAGTCCAAGCTCGTCAAGTACGAGCGCTCGTCTCCGAAGCGCCTCAAGAGTGATAGGGCTGTCGCTGACGTGAGTGAGACAACGTCGCTTCTGAGCAACAACAGCTCGACAATGGCCTCAACGACTTTGGCTGTCCCAAGGCTGAGTGAGATGGCGGTGGAGGTGAAGGTGTTGGGGTCGGAGGCGGTGATCCTAGTGCGGAGCCCCAATGTGGGGCATCCGTGCGCGAGGTTGATGGACGTGCTCGAGGAATTGGGGTTGGCGGTCCGACACGCGAGCATGTCGTGTGTGAAGGGGATGATGCTTCAGGATGTGGTGATTAGGACTCCGGTTGAGTGCTTGGTCAGCGACCATTCCATGAGAGATGCCATTCGGAATAAGCTATGCAAGTTGTAAATTTTATGTCTCCATTGTGTTAAGGCAAGTACTGATGTTTAGCAGTGTGAAcattttctccttattttttgATAGTGTAAAATTCTGGGgaaaattatacaaaaagtcataaatctattacacttttactaatttagtcttaaatatttcaatttgccaatttaatgataaactttttcacttcttgttaattgagtccattcggcCAATGGACTGAATTgtcaaaagtgtaataggtttaggactctATGGACAATTTCCCTAAAATTCTGTATCGATGTTTCTAAAGTGAACAAAAGATAAATACAATAGAAGTGCTCAAGTCTATATGCATATTTGCTCAAACTCATATGCATACTATCAATCTGTTTGAAAACTTTTCCTGATTTAACAAATGGGTCATGTGTCTTTTTTAAGAAGAACTGTGTTTTTCTCTACCCAAATTTGAGAGAGACTTTCTTGAACCAAGCCTTGAGACTGTAGATTACAAGTATAGACATTATTCACTTATAAATCCAACTAAAAATAGATAAGTGTGATATACATGTTTGGACCTTCGCAATCAAATGAccaattggaaaaaaagtttCTTCCCATTCAAGTATGGAGAAAGACATAGCCATATCTAGAAAATGCCATCAAGTTGCTCAAATAGCTCTAATTTCTCGTTGGCAACAATGACTCCTAGATATGCGACAATTCatgagagagcgagagagagagagagagagagagagagagagagagagagagagagagagagagagagagagagagagttcatgataaagaaacattttcaaacGTGATATTCGTTTCAAATTCAGCGATGAAAAGAATAGTCTACCCTACGCATGACTGCTTCATGAATTATCTTGTGTGAGTTATCATTACTCTTCGTgatattgttttgttttttttccctgtaCTTACTGGAAGAATTAGTTATTACACAAGCACAAATGTAATTTCCCCTCGCTGACAATCCACAATCTTGGTGCAGTCAGTTGAAATCGTTGGGGATTTCCGGCTTAAAAATTGGATATTGCCTATTCGAATCTTGCCACACGTGCAAATTGCTGTGTGTGAGGATCATTTTCAGAGGCCAAAGGCCTAAGTATAATTGGTTCGTGGGATTTTAGGATGTTTTATGTGCTTTTAAATAATCAGATCTCCATCCTTACACACTTGGattatcaaaagaggaaaattttttatgtaattctaggagtgGTTGAAGAGACTAAAAAATAGTTCCTTTATTGAGGAACAAGTGGAAACAGACTCACACTGATACtattataacaaaaaaatacaatacACTCACCAGTCACCGCTCTGAGAAGCccacaattatttttatattccacACTATACTCACTAACACACATCACTCCCTCACGCCACTCATTGCGCACACGCCGCACACTTACACAACACTCTTCCACACTAGTCTTTCCTTTTGTCTCTAGACATACTTAAGTTGGCAAGGGGAGTGCTCTTCAAGAGCTCAACACGGACTTTTCCAAAATTACATGATTTACCTActcttcaaataattttcaacCACTTCTCTCAACTATCACTTAAGGGACCCCAACACCACAAACATAAACTACCTATTGTAGATACTTAGTGTTAGATAAATCTATAAAGGTGGAAAGAGTGACGGCGGTTCTTCAATTATTTCCATCAACTACTCTCTCTTAGTGTAAACCTTGCATTCACACCAAGTTGCCTTCGAAACTCTTCAAATTTTGTAGTTCCAAGTCCTTCGATGAAGATGTTTGCAACTTGGGTGCTCGTCTTGGTATACTCCATTTTTATCTCGCCCTGTAATGCTTTTTTTCGCGGGA
The sequence above is drawn from the Eucalyptus grandis isolate ANBG69807.140 chromosome 11, ASM1654582v1, whole genome shotgun sequence genome and encodes:
- the LOC104446163 gene encoding transcription factor bHLH14-like, producing the protein MAFWGKHFAQEVTSEIIKEDWSLVHLTKCLFPSRFWNPPVDPRGENQSNEESALVDASKRPFSKPVGTAYHNISKKSYRKKIADDDDKESSLSPSLSGPLSHVEAERQRRDKMNQRFYALRSVVPNVSRMDKASLLADAVDYIKELRSRIDALESKLVKYERSSPKRLKSDRAVADVSETTSLLSNNSSTMASTTLAVPRLSEMAVEVKVLGSEAVILVRSPNVGHPCARLMDVLEELGLAVRHASMSCVKGMMLQDVVIRTPVECLVSDHSMRDAIRNKLCKL